The Gadus macrocephalus chromosome 20, ASM3116895v1 genome includes a region encoding these proteins:
- the LOC132449199 gene encoding target of Nesh-SH3 isoform X12, giving the protein MMMMMMMMGRSNSTLGSLFLLAVIVVGICSAGAPIRSRVRRQNMKVRINATGDTIIMKFLRPNADTKLEGYILGYGGSMFSKQYIQLPENGQPYETEMDAEPKYLIAVQPIPLNDVKKQCTGKVQVEKPLHLVIGSVTPTSVLLSWGTLLKTPYEGNIMNDCLEEGHYTVRYRERHRKWNYQTCPTSDTVIDNLKPNTAYEFGVQPNGPDRPGTWSKPVIHNTNIGDKPIQKPYKPRQVKPTKPFAGGPRTFPFPPRPVLHNRTQGRLPVPRKIGPKATLASGERHKGHAIPKPLLRSRDKLGSPPILHPSLPVSKRPNLVGKPSDHHDKPMDLKQGEKESILKPFPLVTAKPKQERKTTTTSSPASNVTRFDISENSTIFSSQPASDVDAMGKKRFVAPHVVYKTDKKPDEPCSITNSLTFFPDEEAGEQNATAAPRLPPTNLTVVTVEGCPSFVILDWEKSDNATREYEVISTTKGPHGEEVSILTTNQTHTAVENLKPESSYEFTVLSKNEHGSGPLSVPVTFSTESADPRVSENVSGKDAIWTQFPFKADAYSECNGKQYVKRTWYRKFVGIQLCNSLRYKIYLSDSLNGKFYNIGDQTGHGEDHCQFVDSFLDGRTGSQLMADQLPSKSGFYRAMRQEPVHFGEIGGNSHATYVGWYECGTPIPGKW; this is encoded by the exons atgatgatgatgatgatgatgatgggtcGCTCAAACAGCACCCTGGggtccctcttcctccttgcGGTCATCGTCGTCGGGATATGTTCGGCGGGAGCGCCCATCAGGAGTAGAG tGAGACGGCAGAACATGAAGGTGCGTATCAACGCCACGGGGGACACCATCATCATGAAGTTCCTGCGGCCCAACGCTGACACCAAGCTGGAGGGTTACATCCTGGGCTACGGCGGCAGCATGTTCTCCAAGCAGTACATCCAGCTGCCGGAGAACGGACAGCCGTACGAGACGGAGATGG ATGCTGAGCCCAAGTACCTCATCGCTGTCCAGCCTATTCCACTCAATGACGTGAAGAAACAGTGCACAG GCAAGGTACAAGTGGAGAAGCCACTGCATCTGGTCATTGGCTCAGTGACCCCAACGTCAGTGCTCCTGTCCTGGGGAACTCTGCTGAAGACCCCCTACGAGGGCAACATCATGAATGACTGTCTGGAAGAGGG GCATTACACGGTGCGTTATCGTGAGAGACACAGGAAGTGGAACTACCAAACCTGCCCCACCAGCGACACAGTCATCGATAACCTCAAACCCAACACAGCCTATGAGTTTGGTGTGCAACCCAATGGGCCCGATCGGCCCGGAACGTGGAGCAAGCCAGTCATCCACAACACCAACATTGGAG ACAAACCTATCCAGAAACCCTACAAACCCCGTCAAGTGAAGCCTACG AAACCTTTCGCCGGAGGCCCACGCACCTTCCCCTTCCCGCCTCGCCCTG TTCTTCATAACAGGACCCAGGGCAGGCTGCCTGTCCCCCGGAAAATAGGCCCAAAAGCAACCCTTG CCTCCGGGGAGCGTCACAAGGGCCATGCTATCCCCAAGCCCTTGCTGAGGTCCAGAGATAAACTGG GCTCCCCTCCGATTCTGCACCCCTCTCTTCCTGTCAGCAAGAGACCAAACCTGGTGGGGAAACCCAGTGACCACCATG ATAAACCCATGGATCTCAAGCAGGGCGAGAAGGAGTCCATCCTAAAGCCTTTCCCCCTGGTGACGGCCAAGCCCAAACAAGAGCGCAAAACCACAACCACCTCTTCTCCAGCATCTAATG TCACCCGGTTTGATATCTCAGAGAACTCCACCATATTCAGCTCCCAGCCTGCGTCGGACGTCGACGCCATGGGCAAGAAGCGCTTCGTGG CCCCCCATGTGGTCTACAAGACGGACAAGAAGCCGGACGAGCCCTGCTCCATCACCAACTCCCTCACCTTCTTCCCCGACGAGGAAGCGGGCGAGCAGAACGCCACGGCGGCCCCCCGCCTGCCCCCCACCAACCTCacggtggtgacggtggagggCTGCCCGTCCTTTGTCATCCTCGACTGGGAGAAGTCGGACAACGCAACCAGGG AGTACGAGGTGATCTCCACGACTAAAGGTCCCCATGGGGAAGAGGTGTCCATTTTGACGaccaaccagacacacacggcCGTGGAGAACCTCAAGCCGGAGAGcag TTATGAATTCACCGTGTTGTCAAAGAATGAGCATGGATCTGGACCGCTCAGTGTGCCTGTTACTTTTAGCACAGAGTCAG CCGACCCCAGGGTCAGCGAGAACGTCTCAG GGAAAGACGCCATCTGGACTCAGTTCCCGTTCAAAGCCGACGCATACTCAGAGTGCAATGGAAAACAGTACGTGAAGAGGACCTGGTACCGCAAGTTTGTGGGCATCCAGCTCTGCAACTCGCTGAGATATAAAATCTACCTGAGCGACTCACTCAATG GGAAGTTCTACAACATCGGAGACCAGACTGGACACGGTGAAGACCACTGTCAGTTCGTAGACTCCTTCCTGGATGGGCGTACTGGCTCACAGCTAatggctgaccagctgcccagCAAATCAG gTTTCTACCGAGCCATGCGCCAGGAACCTGTCCACTTTGGCGAGATCGGCGGGAACTCTCACGCCACCTACGTAGGGTGGTACGAGTGCGGAACGCCCATTCCTGGAAAGTGGTAA
- the LOC132449199 gene encoding target of Nesh-SH3 isoform X13, whose amino-acid sequence MMMMMMMMGRSNSTLGSLFLLAVIVVGICSAGAPIRSRVRRQNMKVRINATGDTIIMKFLRPNADTKLEGYILGYGGSMFSKQYIQLPENGQPYETEMDAEPKYLIAVQPIPLNDVKKQCTGKVQVEKPLHLVIGSVTPTSVLLSWGTLLKTPYEGNIMNDCLEEGHYTVRYRERHRKWNYQTCPTSDTVIDNLKPNTAYEFGVQPNGPDRPGTWSKPVIHNTNIGDKPIQKPYKPRQVKPTQKPFAGGPRTFPFPPRPASGERHKGHAIPKPLLRSRDKLGSPPILHPSLPVSKRPNLVGKPSDHHDKPMDLKQGEKESILKPFPLVTAKPKQERKTTTTSSPASNVTRFDISENSTIFSSQPASDVDAMGKKRFVAPHVVYKTDKKPDEPCSITNSLTFFPDEEAGEQNATAAPRLPPTNLTVVTVEGCPSFVILDWEKSDNATREYEVISTTKGPHGEEVSILTTNQTHTAVENLKPESSYEFTVLSKNEHGSGPLSVPVTFSTESADPRVSENVSGKDAIWTQFPFKADAYSECNGKQYVKRTWYRKFVGIQLCNSLRYKIYLSDSLNGKFYNIGDQTGHGEDHCQFVDSFLDGRTGSQLMADQLPSKSGFYRAMRQEPVHFGEIGGNSHATYVGWYECGTPIPGKW is encoded by the exons atgatgatgatgatgatgatgatgggtcGCTCAAACAGCACCCTGGggtccctcttcctccttgcGGTCATCGTCGTCGGGATATGTTCGGCGGGAGCGCCCATCAGGAGTAGAG tGAGACGGCAGAACATGAAGGTGCGTATCAACGCCACGGGGGACACCATCATCATGAAGTTCCTGCGGCCCAACGCTGACACCAAGCTGGAGGGTTACATCCTGGGCTACGGCGGCAGCATGTTCTCCAAGCAGTACATCCAGCTGCCGGAGAACGGACAGCCGTACGAGACGGAGATGG ATGCTGAGCCCAAGTACCTCATCGCTGTCCAGCCTATTCCACTCAATGACGTGAAGAAACAGTGCACAG GCAAGGTACAAGTGGAGAAGCCACTGCATCTGGTCATTGGCTCAGTGACCCCAACGTCAGTGCTCCTGTCCTGGGGAACTCTGCTGAAGACCCCCTACGAGGGCAACATCATGAATGACTGTCTGGAAGAGGG GCATTACACGGTGCGTTATCGTGAGAGACACAGGAAGTGGAACTACCAAACCTGCCCCACCAGCGACACAGTCATCGATAACCTCAAACCCAACACAGCCTATGAGTTTGGTGTGCAACCCAATGGGCCCGATCGGCCCGGAACGTGGAGCAAGCCAGTCATCCACAACACCAACATTGGAG ACAAACCTATCCAGAAACCCTACAAACCCCGTCAAGTGAAGCCTACG CAGAAACCTTTCGCCGGAGGCCCACGCACCTTCCCCTTCCCGCCTCGCCCTG CCTCCGGGGAGCGTCACAAGGGCCATGCTATCCCCAAGCCCTTGCTGAGGTCCAGAGATAAACTGG GCTCCCCTCCGATTCTGCACCCCTCTCTTCCTGTCAGCAAGAGACCAAACCTGGTGGGGAAACCCAGTGACCACCATG ATAAACCCATGGATCTCAAGCAGGGCGAGAAGGAGTCCATCCTAAAGCCTTTCCCCCTGGTGACGGCCAAGCCCAAACAAGAGCGCAAAACCACAACCACCTCTTCTCCAGCATCTAATG TCACCCGGTTTGATATCTCAGAGAACTCCACCATATTCAGCTCCCAGCCTGCGTCGGACGTCGACGCCATGGGCAAGAAGCGCTTCGTGG CCCCCCATGTGGTCTACAAGACGGACAAGAAGCCGGACGAGCCCTGCTCCATCACCAACTCCCTCACCTTCTTCCCCGACGAGGAAGCGGGCGAGCAGAACGCCACGGCGGCCCCCCGCCTGCCCCCCACCAACCTCacggtggtgacggtggagggCTGCCCGTCCTTTGTCATCCTCGACTGGGAGAAGTCGGACAACGCAACCAGGG AGTACGAGGTGATCTCCACGACTAAAGGTCCCCATGGGGAAGAGGTGTCCATTTTGACGaccaaccagacacacacggcCGTGGAGAACCTCAAGCCGGAGAGcag TTATGAATTCACCGTGTTGTCAAAGAATGAGCATGGATCTGGACCGCTCAGTGTGCCTGTTACTTTTAGCACAGAGTCAG CCGACCCCAGGGTCAGCGAGAACGTCTCAG GGAAAGACGCCATCTGGACTCAGTTCCCGTTCAAAGCCGACGCATACTCAGAGTGCAATGGAAAACAGTACGTGAAGAGGACCTGGTACCGCAAGTTTGTGGGCATCCAGCTCTGCAACTCGCTGAGATATAAAATCTACCTGAGCGACTCACTCAATG GGAAGTTCTACAACATCGGAGACCAGACTGGACACGGTGAAGACCACTGTCAGTTCGTAGACTCCTTCCTGGATGGGCGTACTGGCTCACAGCTAatggctgaccagctgcccagCAAATCAG gTTTCTACCGAGCCATGCGCCAGGAACCTGTCCACTTTGGCGAGATCGGCGGGAACTCTCACGCCACCTACGTAGGGTGGTACGAGTGCGGAACGCCCATTCCTGGAAAGTGGTAA
- the LOC132449199 gene encoding target of Nesh-SH3 isoform X14 — translation MMMMMMMMGRSNSTLGSLFLLAVIVVGICSAGAPIRSRVRRQNMKVRINATGDTIIMKFLRPNADTKLEGYILGYGGSMFSKQYIQLPENGQPYETEMDAEPKYLIAVQPIPLNDVKKQCTGKVQVEKPLHLVIGSVTPTSVLLSWGTLLKTPYEGNIMNDCLEEGHYTVRYRERHRKWNYQTCPTSDTVIDNLKPNTAYEFGVQPNGPDRPGTWSKPVIHNTNIGDKPIQKPYKPRQVKPTKPFAGGPRTFPFPPRPASGERHKGHAIPKPLLRSRDKLGSPPILHPSLPVSKRPNLVGKPSDHHDKPMDLKQGEKESILKPFPLVTAKPKQERKTTTTSSPASNVTRFDISENSTIFSSQPASDVDAMGKKRFVAPHVVYKTDKKPDEPCSITNSLTFFPDEEAGEQNATAAPRLPPTNLTVVTVEGCPSFVILDWEKSDNATREYEVISTTKGPHGEEVSILTTNQTHTAVENLKPESSYEFTVLSKNEHGSGPLSVPVTFSTESADPRVSENVSGKDAIWTQFPFKADAYSECNGKQYVKRTWYRKFVGIQLCNSLRYKIYLSDSLNGKFYNIGDQTGHGEDHCQFVDSFLDGRTGSQLMADQLPSKSGFYRAMRQEPVHFGEIGGNSHATYVGWYECGTPIPGKW, via the exons atgatgatgatgatgatgatgatgggtcGCTCAAACAGCACCCTGGggtccctcttcctccttgcGGTCATCGTCGTCGGGATATGTTCGGCGGGAGCGCCCATCAGGAGTAGAG tGAGACGGCAGAACATGAAGGTGCGTATCAACGCCACGGGGGACACCATCATCATGAAGTTCCTGCGGCCCAACGCTGACACCAAGCTGGAGGGTTACATCCTGGGCTACGGCGGCAGCATGTTCTCCAAGCAGTACATCCAGCTGCCGGAGAACGGACAGCCGTACGAGACGGAGATGG ATGCTGAGCCCAAGTACCTCATCGCTGTCCAGCCTATTCCACTCAATGACGTGAAGAAACAGTGCACAG GCAAGGTACAAGTGGAGAAGCCACTGCATCTGGTCATTGGCTCAGTGACCCCAACGTCAGTGCTCCTGTCCTGGGGAACTCTGCTGAAGACCCCCTACGAGGGCAACATCATGAATGACTGTCTGGAAGAGGG GCATTACACGGTGCGTTATCGTGAGAGACACAGGAAGTGGAACTACCAAACCTGCCCCACCAGCGACACAGTCATCGATAACCTCAAACCCAACACAGCCTATGAGTTTGGTGTGCAACCCAATGGGCCCGATCGGCCCGGAACGTGGAGCAAGCCAGTCATCCACAACACCAACATTGGAG ACAAACCTATCCAGAAACCCTACAAACCCCGTCAAGTGAAGCCTACG AAACCTTTCGCCGGAGGCCCACGCACCTTCCCCTTCCCGCCTCGCCCTG CCTCCGGGGAGCGTCACAAGGGCCATGCTATCCCCAAGCCCTTGCTGAGGTCCAGAGATAAACTGG GCTCCCCTCCGATTCTGCACCCCTCTCTTCCTGTCAGCAAGAGACCAAACCTGGTGGGGAAACCCAGTGACCACCATG ATAAACCCATGGATCTCAAGCAGGGCGAGAAGGAGTCCATCCTAAAGCCTTTCCCCCTGGTGACGGCCAAGCCCAAACAAGAGCGCAAAACCACAACCACCTCTTCTCCAGCATCTAATG TCACCCGGTTTGATATCTCAGAGAACTCCACCATATTCAGCTCCCAGCCTGCGTCGGACGTCGACGCCATGGGCAAGAAGCGCTTCGTGG CCCCCCATGTGGTCTACAAGACGGACAAGAAGCCGGACGAGCCCTGCTCCATCACCAACTCCCTCACCTTCTTCCCCGACGAGGAAGCGGGCGAGCAGAACGCCACGGCGGCCCCCCGCCTGCCCCCCACCAACCTCacggtggtgacggtggagggCTGCCCGTCCTTTGTCATCCTCGACTGGGAGAAGTCGGACAACGCAACCAGGG AGTACGAGGTGATCTCCACGACTAAAGGTCCCCATGGGGAAGAGGTGTCCATTTTGACGaccaaccagacacacacggcCGTGGAGAACCTCAAGCCGGAGAGcag TTATGAATTCACCGTGTTGTCAAAGAATGAGCATGGATCTGGACCGCTCAGTGTGCCTGTTACTTTTAGCACAGAGTCAG CCGACCCCAGGGTCAGCGAGAACGTCTCAG GGAAAGACGCCATCTGGACTCAGTTCCCGTTCAAAGCCGACGCATACTCAGAGTGCAATGGAAAACAGTACGTGAAGAGGACCTGGTACCGCAAGTTTGTGGGCATCCAGCTCTGCAACTCGCTGAGATATAAAATCTACCTGAGCGACTCACTCAATG GGAAGTTCTACAACATCGGAGACCAGACTGGACACGGTGAAGACCACTGTCAGTTCGTAGACTCCTTCCTGGATGGGCGTACTGGCTCACAGCTAatggctgaccagctgcccagCAAATCAG gTTTCTACCGAGCCATGCGCCAGGAACCTGTCCACTTTGGCGAGATCGGCGGGAACTCTCACGCCACCTACGTAGGGTGGTACGAGTGCGGAACGCCCATTCCTGGAAAGTGGTAA
- the LOC132449199 gene encoding target of Nesh-SH3 isoform X15 gives MMMMMMMMGRSNSTLGSLFLLAVIVVGICSAGAPIRSRVRRQNMKVRINATGDTIIMKFLRPNADTKLEGYILGYGGSMFSKQYIQLPENGQPYETEMDAEPKYLIAVQPIPLNDVKKQCTGKVQVEKPLHLVIGSVTPTSVLLSWGTLLKTPYEGNIMNDCLEEGHYTVRYRERHRKWNYQTCPTSDTVIDNLKPNTAYEFGVQPNGPDRPGTWSKPVIHNTNIGDKPIQKPYKPRQVKPTQKPFAGGPRTFPFPPRPDKPMDLKQGEKESILKPFPLVTAKPKQERKTTTTSSPASNVTRFDISENSTIFSSQPASDVDAMGKKRFVAPHVVYKTDKKPDEPCSITNSLTFFPDEEAGEQNATAAPRLPPTNLTVVTVEGCPSFVILDWEKSDNATREYEVISTTKGPHGEEVSILTTNQTHTAVENLKPESSYEFTVLSKNEHGSGPLSVPVTFSTESADPRVSENVSGKDAIWTQFPFKADAYSECNGKQYVKRTWYRKFVGIQLCNSLRYKIYLSDSLNGKFYNIGDQTGHGEDHCQFVDSFLDGRTGSQLMADQLPSKSGFYRAMRQEPVHFGEIGGNSHATYVGWYECGTPIPGKW, from the exons atgatgatgatgatgatgatgatgggtcGCTCAAACAGCACCCTGGggtccctcttcctccttgcGGTCATCGTCGTCGGGATATGTTCGGCGGGAGCGCCCATCAGGAGTAGAG tGAGACGGCAGAACATGAAGGTGCGTATCAACGCCACGGGGGACACCATCATCATGAAGTTCCTGCGGCCCAACGCTGACACCAAGCTGGAGGGTTACATCCTGGGCTACGGCGGCAGCATGTTCTCCAAGCAGTACATCCAGCTGCCGGAGAACGGACAGCCGTACGAGACGGAGATGG ATGCTGAGCCCAAGTACCTCATCGCTGTCCAGCCTATTCCACTCAATGACGTGAAGAAACAGTGCACAG GCAAGGTACAAGTGGAGAAGCCACTGCATCTGGTCATTGGCTCAGTGACCCCAACGTCAGTGCTCCTGTCCTGGGGAACTCTGCTGAAGACCCCCTACGAGGGCAACATCATGAATGACTGTCTGGAAGAGGG GCATTACACGGTGCGTTATCGTGAGAGACACAGGAAGTGGAACTACCAAACCTGCCCCACCAGCGACACAGTCATCGATAACCTCAAACCCAACACAGCCTATGAGTTTGGTGTGCAACCCAATGGGCCCGATCGGCCCGGAACGTGGAGCAAGCCAGTCATCCACAACACCAACATTGGAG ACAAACCTATCCAGAAACCCTACAAACCCCGTCAAGTGAAGCCTACG CAGAAACCTTTCGCCGGAGGCCCACGCACCTTCCCCTTCCCGCCTCGCCCTG ATAAACCCATGGATCTCAAGCAGGGCGAGAAGGAGTCCATCCTAAAGCCTTTCCCCCTGGTGACGGCCAAGCCCAAACAAGAGCGCAAAACCACAACCACCTCTTCTCCAGCATCTAATG TCACCCGGTTTGATATCTCAGAGAACTCCACCATATTCAGCTCCCAGCCTGCGTCGGACGTCGACGCCATGGGCAAGAAGCGCTTCGTGG CCCCCCATGTGGTCTACAAGACGGACAAGAAGCCGGACGAGCCCTGCTCCATCACCAACTCCCTCACCTTCTTCCCCGACGAGGAAGCGGGCGAGCAGAACGCCACGGCGGCCCCCCGCCTGCCCCCCACCAACCTCacggtggtgacggtggagggCTGCCCGTCCTTTGTCATCCTCGACTGGGAGAAGTCGGACAACGCAACCAGGG AGTACGAGGTGATCTCCACGACTAAAGGTCCCCATGGGGAAGAGGTGTCCATTTTGACGaccaaccagacacacacggcCGTGGAGAACCTCAAGCCGGAGAGcag TTATGAATTCACCGTGTTGTCAAAGAATGAGCATGGATCTGGACCGCTCAGTGTGCCTGTTACTTTTAGCACAGAGTCAG CCGACCCCAGGGTCAGCGAGAACGTCTCAG GGAAAGACGCCATCTGGACTCAGTTCCCGTTCAAAGCCGACGCATACTCAGAGTGCAATGGAAAACAGTACGTGAAGAGGACCTGGTACCGCAAGTTTGTGGGCATCCAGCTCTGCAACTCGCTGAGATATAAAATCTACCTGAGCGACTCACTCAATG GGAAGTTCTACAACATCGGAGACCAGACTGGACACGGTGAAGACCACTGTCAGTTCGTAGACTCCTTCCTGGATGGGCGTACTGGCTCACAGCTAatggctgaccagctgcccagCAAATCAG gTTTCTACCGAGCCATGCGCCAGGAACCTGTCCACTTTGGCGAGATCGGCGGGAACTCTCACGCCACCTACGTAGGGTGGTACGAGTGCGGAACGCCCATTCCTGGAAAGTGGTAA